Proteins from one Cicer arietinum cultivar CDC Frontier isolate Library 1 chromosome 3, Cicar.CDCFrontier_v2.0, whole genome shotgun sequence genomic window:
- the LOC101515524 gene encoding protein IQ-DOMAIN 2, producing the protein MGKKGNWFSTVKKALSPDSKKSSKSKKKWFGKQKLQTSDPCLETDTTPPLPPAEDIKLTDIENQNSHHHVAEITTAIDAEEPVPSVQTTVVRTEAAAVARFAGKPKDEVAAIKIQTAFRGYLARRALRALRGLVRLKTLMEGPIVKRQAVSTLRSMQTLARVQSQIRSRRVRMLEENQALQKQLLQKHARELETMRIGEEWDDSLQSREQIEAKLLSKYEATMRRERALAYAFTHQQNGKNTSRSMNPMFTDPTNPAWGWSWLERWMAARPWESRGLVDKELNDHSSVKSSSRSITGGEISKSFARFQLNSEIHSPAASQNPGSPSFQSNSAPSKPGSAAVARKLKKASPKGSWVMDDDSKSMASVQSDRFRRHSIAGSTIRDDESLASSPSVPSYMVPTQSAKARSRTQSQSPLAKENGKQEKGSFGTAKKRLSFPASPAKPRRHSGPPKVEITVNAEFTVDNGVTS; encoded by the exons ATGGGGAAGAAGGGAAATTGGTTTTCTACAGTGAAGAAAGCACTCAGCCCTGACTCAAAG aAATCAAGTAAGTCAAAGAAGAAATGGTTTGGGAAGCAAAAATTGCAAACCTCAGATCCTTGCTTAGAAACTGATACCACGCCACCTCTTCCACCAGCAGAAGATATTAAATTAACTGATATTGAAAATCAAAACAGTCACCATCATGTTGCTGAAATAACAACTGCCATAGATGCCGAGGAACCTGTTCCTTCTGTTCAGACAACGGTTGTTAGGACAGAAGCTGCTGCAGTTGCTCGTTTTGCTGGTAAACCAAAGGATGAAGTGGCAGCAATCAAGATTCAGACAGCTTTTCGGGGATACTTG GCAAGAAGAGCGTTGCGGGCTTTAAGAGGGCTGGTCAGATTGAAAACGTTGATGGAAGGGCCCATTGTAAAACGGCAAGCCGTGAGTACCCTTCGCTCGATGCAGACGTTAGCTCGTGTGCAATCTCAGATTCGTTCTAGGAGGGTCAGAATGTTAGAGGAGAATCAGGCTCTGCAGAAACAGCTCTTACAGAAGCATGCAAGGGAGCTTGAGACCATGCGG ATTGGGGAGGAATGGGATGATAGCCTACAATCAAGAGAACAAATTGAAGCCAAATTACTGAGCAAGTATGAGGCTACTATGAGAAGAGAAAGGGCACTGGCTTATGCATTCACTCATCAG CAAAACGGGAAGAACACGTCTAGATCGATGAATCCAATGTTCACGGATCCAACCAATCCTGCATGGGGCTGGAGCTGGTTAGAACGATGGATGGCAGCCCGACCTTGGGAGAGCCGTGGCCTTGTGGATAAAGAACTAAATGATCATTCATCTGTTAAAAGTTCAAGTCGCAGCATTACCGGTGGAGAAATCAGCAAATCATTTGCTCGTTTCCAGCTCAATTCTGAAATACATTCTCCAGCAGCGAGCCAAAACCCCGGCTCACCTAGCTTTCAATCCAATTCAGCTCCTTCAAAGCCAGGTTCTGCAGCAGTTGCTAGGAAACTGAAGAAGGCAAGTCCAAAGGGAAGCTGGGTTATGGATGATGACTCCAAAAGCATGGCCAGTGTACAATCAGATCGGTTCCGTAGGCACTCTATTGCCGGATCAACAATTAGAGATGACGAGAGCCTTGCTAGCTCTCCATCAGTTCCAAGTTATATGGTGCCAACTCAATCAGCGAAAGCTAGGTCAAGGACACAAAGTCAAAGTCCCCTAGCAAAAGAAAATGGCAAACAAGAAAAGGGGTCCTTTGGAACAGCAAAAAAGCGTCTTTCTTTTCCGGCTTCACCCGCCAAGCCAAGGCGTCATTCAGGTCCGCCAAAGGTAGAAATCACCGTAAATGCCGAGTTCACTGTGGACAATGGTGTGACCAGTTGA